A genomic window from Ignavibacteria bacterium includes:
- a CDS encoding immune inhibitor A, translating into MKTRLSVIIITVILFIAFSRFSIFTTGELAPVEKYSTVKVFVHSAEDLKRLQQNDITVEHFHGNYTEGISLVINQLEIERLKSTGIQYSVEIPDMDQYYKNRPLPTQQEMNAAGLVMQNDNIRGFSYGSMGGYYTYTEVVQKLDSMRLQYPTLITAKQNRGTTEEGRTIWSVKISDNADVNESGTEPAIYFDALHHAREPQAMAGTVYFMYWLLDNYNTNPEAKYLVDNREIYFVPVVNPDGYVRNQTTNPNGGGNWRKNRKNNGNGCFGVDLNRNYNYGWGFNSGSSSDPCSDTYRGPSAGSEPETQAIKNLVTAIQPKISFSVHSEAGRYLNPYGYNDSTVAYEIYSDFSGDFASENNFTYGTVIEMLDYYSSGTTRDWLHSIGCYAWTPEVGGGSFWPSQAQIIPAANEMLPSYKYLAWVGGAYAKFQNYTITGNGYVERNDTLRLNIGIRNKGLSLPANSVTVSVSTSYPNITAINSSHNYGNINPRQVKYNSVPISFRLTNSAAYMDEIKLIVSTKQENVETSLDTISVIVGRGNILMSDNSESGTSRWTKSGNQTQWDTTFVSYWSESHSFADSRYGNSKNSTNNYFTLNDTINLIGAVNPRVEFMAKWATETSFDYTRIQVSTNFGSTWTNLAGRYTATVSGQPSYHGVQPWIYERISLNPYIGQRVKLRFNYVTDGGVPGDGFYFDNFRVVNYTDGPGVGISQNGSEIPLSYALYQNFPNPFNPATKINFNLPRSAFVSIKLFDILGREVKNLVNSNMDAGKYTIDLNASELAGGVYFYRIETSEFSDTKKLMLIK; encoded by the coding sequence ATGAAGACAAGGCTTTCGGTTATAATAATAACTGTCATTTTGTTTATTGCGTTTTCACGCTTCAGTATTTTTACTACGGGTGAGCTTGCCCCCGTTGAAAAATACAGTACTGTAAAAGTATTTGTACACTCAGCTGAAGATTTAAAAAGGCTTCAGCAAAATGATATTACCGTTGAACATTTTCATGGTAACTATACTGAAGGAATTTCACTGGTAATAAATCAGCTTGAAATCGAAAGGCTTAAAAGCACAGGTATTCAATATTCAGTTGAAATACCTGATATGGACCAGTATTACAAAAACAGGCCTCTGCCAACTCAACAGGAAATGAATGCTGCGGGTCTGGTTATGCAGAATGATAATATCAGAGGGTTCAGTTATGGAAGCATGGGCGGTTATTATACCTACACAGAAGTTGTGCAAAAGCTGGACTCAATGAGGCTGCAATATCCAACCCTGATAACAGCAAAGCAGAACAGGGGAACGACAGAAGAAGGCAGAACCATATGGTCTGTTAAGATATCAGATAATGCTGATGTAAATGAATCAGGTACAGAGCCGGCAATTTATTTTGATGCGCTGCATCATGCCCGCGAACCGCAGGCTATGGCAGGTACTGTATATTTTATGTACTGGCTGCTTGATAACTATAATACCAACCCTGAAGCTAAATATTTGGTGGATAACAGGGAAATATATTTTGTACCTGTAGTAAATCCGGATGGATATGTAAGGAACCAAACCACTAACCCAAACGGAGGCGGAAACTGGCGTAAGAACAGGAAAAATAACGGCAACGGATGCTTTGGCGTTGACCTCAACCGAAATTACAACTACGGCTGGGGATTCAACAGCGGCTCAAGCAGCGACCCGTGTTCTGATACTTACCGCGGGCCATCTGCCGGCAGTGAACCCGAAACACAGGCTATAAAAAATCTGGTTACTGCAATTCAGCCAAAGATATCGTTTTCAGTTCATTCAGAAGCCGGAAGGTACCTGAACCCGTATGGTTACAATGATAGTACTGTTGCTTACGAGATCTATTCTGATTTCAGCGGAGATTTTGCATCAGAAAATAATTTTACATATGGTACGGTTATTGAAATGCTTGATTATTATTCAAGCGGTACAACCCGTGACTGGCTGCATTCCATAGGATGTTATGCGTGGACACCGGAAGTTGGCGGCGGAAGCTTCTGGCCTTCTCAGGCGCAGATCATTCCCGCAGCAAATGAGATGCTGCCAAGCTATAAATATCTAGCATGGGTAGGCGGCGCTTATGCAAAGTTCCAGAACTACACAATTACAGGAAACGGCTATGTTGAAAGAAATGATACTCTAAGGCTGAATATTGGAATCCGCAATAAAGGACTTTCTCTTCCTGCAAACAGTGTTACAGTATCAGTATCAACTTCATATCCCAATATTACAGCTATAAATTCATCGCATAATTACGGAAATATAAATCCGCGCCAGGTAAAATATAATTCAGTACCGATTTCATTCAGGCTTACTAATTCAGCAGCCTATATGGATGAGATCAAGCTTATCGTTAGCACAAAGCAGGAAAATGTTGAAACATCACTTGATACTATTTCTGTGATAGTTGGCAGGGGTAATATTTTAATGAGCGATAATTCCGAAAGCGGAACTTCACGCTGGACAAAAAGCGGAAACCAGACACAGTGGGATACAACATTTGTAAGCTACTGGAGCGAAAGCCATTCATTTGCTGATTCACGTTACGGAAATTCAAAGAACAGCACAAATAATTATTTTACTTTGAATGATACTATTAACCTTATCGGCGCTGTTAATCCAAGGGTGGAATTTATGGCTAAATGGGCAACTGAGACTTCCTTTGATTATACAAGAATTCAGGTCAGTACAAATTTCGGAAGTACATGGACTAATCTTGCCGGAAGATATACAGCAACAGTAAGCGGGCAGCCTTCCTACCATGGGGTACAGCCGTGGATATATGAACGTATTTCACTAAATCCATACATCGGCCAGCGTGTTAAGCTCCGTTTCAATTATGTTACAGATGGCGGCGTGCCCGGTGACGGTTTCTATTTTGATAACTTCAGGGTAGTTAATTATACTGATGGTCCGGGTGTAGGTATTTCACAAAACGGAAGCGAAATTCCGCTTAGCTATGCACTGTACCAGAATTTCCCCAACCCGTTCAATCCTGCTACGAAAATTAATTTCAACCTGCCGCGCTCTGCTTTTGTAAGTATCAAACTGTTTGATATACTTGGCAGAGAAGTAAAAAACCTGGTAAATAGTAATATGGATGCCGGTAAATATACCATTGATCTCAATGCATCAGAACTTGCCGGTGGTGTGTATTTCTATAGAATAGAAACCTCAGAATTTTCTGATACAAAAAAATTGATGCTGATCAAATAA
- a CDS encoding T9SS type A sorting domain-containing protein, with protein sequence MLKVLLFFISFTLLISYTCSQWNYGTPFSTSPQQSTWQQVVSKVQTAGNTILDSLSAPYPTNAWFNLFFLHGTAYPNPQGNIGQNDSWVYPYNLGSGFNYGGYSNQRALLSINYKPFGVTTTGGSFPTVNWDNGSVLFMGTTNPANFTPVIRNDYTDLSATIKYYNTANVNQYYYAPIVRGMPYVTMFYNNVTPGIYFPSPAIWKVNDVIVAANQTFTGTEFKVQTTTGAPEPLRSQTWMIFSSQSITLQFSQNPQTLGLIGTAPLTGWIRVANLTYDNDPNAADVPNRLNLLRAYAKFIPIKGEVGASIPSGSSTAALNFNFTRYNEGSLTGDSLLMMALPHHVDMLPGGSTTNLLKYQVLKGTMSEVKTKTWQMTEQLPGYSWSPRSGGLANVPLQWCDTLNRYVTNDLVNFNRQYQWMDIYSAAKCIGKLGRIVQIADELYDRDQTRYAAMQPLAVRMRDSLQIYLGRWLNGNSSIFYNGIPYQKDSLLYDTKFRGIISSRSHDSLNLNNGIDFGSALYNDHHFHYGYLLYAAAVVAKKNPAWFTANGNYYSNRVTDLAREIANPSRGDNYFALQRYKDWYDGHSWANGLVPYGGGKNQESSSEAANAWYGLYLFGLAMNNASPNAQYSNMLNQGQLMLSQEVRSVQKYYYANQTNPVYPAVYTNQFKTVTNMYQGRIDASTFFGSVNYYATGIQVVPVTPVTEQFWSNIAFAKQIYDYTPNGLRYTPCFDSTNTNTTVWNWTTINVGVQATAYPQTALNFWKFYGYNNANFDNGSSQSNVMYWILTRNHNAIGISSISNEVPAKYNLYQSYPNPFNPVTNIKFDISKASAVKLEIYDVTGRKVDELVNGQLNAGTYNAEWNASRFSSGVYFYTLSSGDFVQTKKMILVK encoded by the coding sequence ATGTTAAAAGTATTACTGTTTTTTATATCATTTACTTTATTGATATCTTACACCTGCTCACAATGGAATTATGGTACACCTTTTTCAACATCGCCGCAGCAATCAACCTGGCAGCAGGTAGTAAGTAAAGTACAAACTGCCGGGAATACTATATTAGACAGCCTTTCAGCGCCTTACCCCACAAATGCATGGTTCAACCTGTTCTTTCTGCACGGCACAGCCTATCCGAATCCCCAGGGAAACATCGGACAAAATGACAGCTGGGTATACCCGTATAATCTTGGCTCAGGCTTTAACTATGGCGGTTACTCAAACCAAAGGGCATTATTAAGCATTAATTATAAACCGTTCGGTGTTACAACCACGGGCGGCAGCTTTCCGACTGTTAACTGGGATAATGGCTCAGTTTTATTCATGGGAACAACAAACCCCGCAAATTTTACACCGGTTATCAGAAATGACTATACGGATCTTTCCGCTACAATAAAATATTACAATACCGCTAATGTTAATCAATATTATTATGCCCCAATTGTACGCGGTATGCCGTATGTAACTATGTTCTATAATAATGTTACACCGGGAATTTATTTCCCTTCACCGGCAATATGGAAAGTTAATGATGTTATTGTTGCTGCAAACCAGACTTTTACCGGAACTGAATTTAAGGTGCAGACAACTACAGGTGCTCCCGAGCCCCTGCGTTCACAAACCTGGATGATATTCAGCTCTCAGTCAATTACTCTTCAGTTCAGCCAGAATCCACAAACCCTTGGATTGATCGGTACGGCGCCGCTTACCGGGTGGATAAGGGTGGCAAACTTAACGTATGATAACGATCCGAACGCTGCCGATGTGCCTAACAGGCTTAATCTGCTTAGAGCTTACGCAAAATTTATTCCCATAAAGGGAGAAGTAGGAGCTAGCATTCCAAGCGGAAGCAGCACTGCTGCTTTGAATTTCAATTTTACCCGCTATAATGAAGGATCGCTCACAGGTGATTCATTATTAATGATGGCACTCCCGCATCATGTTGATATGCTCCCGGGCGGAAGTACAACAAATCTTCTGAAGTACCAGGTATTAAAAGGTACAATGAGCGAGGTAAAAACCAAAACCTGGCAAATGACAGAACAGCTACCGGGTTATTCATGGAGCCCAAGGTCAGGCGGTCTCGCAAACGTTCCGCTCCAGTGGTGCGATACACTTAACCGTTATGTAACAAATGACCTGGTTAACTTTAACAGGCAGTACCAGTGGATGGATATATACAGCGCTGCAAAATGTATAGGCAAGCTTGGAAGGATAGTCCAGATTGCAGATGAGCTTTATGATAGGGACCAGACAAGGTATGCTGCTATGCAGCCGCTTGCGGTCAGAATGCGTGATTCATTGCAGATCTATTTAGGCAGATGGCTAAACGGAAACAGTTCAATTTTTTATAACGGTATTCCGTATCAAAAGGATTCATTATTATACGATACAAAATTCCGGGGAATAATCTCAAGCCGTTCACATGATTCACTTAACCTGAATAACGGAATAGATTTTGGCAGCGCATTATATAATGATCATCATTTCCATTATGGTTACCTTCTGTATGCCGCTGCTGTTGTTGCCAAAAAGAATCCTGCATGGTTTACAGCAAATGGTAATTATTATTCAAACCGTGTAACTGATCTTGCGCGTGAAATAGCCAATCCAAGCCGTGGAGATAATTACTTCGCGCTGCAGCGGTATAAAGACTGGTATGACGGGCACTCATGGGCTAACGGCCTTGTACCATACGGCGGCGGAAAGAACCAGGAAAGCTCCAGCGAAGCTGCCAATGCATGGTATGGCTTATATCTGTTCGGTCTGGCTATGAATAACGCTTCGCCAAACGCACAATACAGCAACATGCTGAACCAGGGACAGCTTATGCTTTCACAGGAAGTGAGATCAGTGCAGAAATATTACTACGCAAATCAAACAAACCCTGTGTATCCGGCAGTATATACAAACCAGTTCAAAACCGTTACAAATATGTACCAGGGGAGAATTGATGCAAGCACTTTCTTTGGCTCGGTAAATTATTATGCCACGGGAATACAGGTTGTACCTGTAACACCTGTAACTGAACAGTTCTGGAGCAATATTGCATTTGCCAAACAGATCTATGATTACACGCCTAACGGTCTGCGTTATACGCCTTGTTTTGATTCCACCAACACCAATACAACAGTGTGGAACTGGACTACTATCAATGTAGGGGTTCAAGCTACAGCTTACCCGCAAACCGCGCTGAATTTCTGGAAGTTTTACGGTTATAACAACGCTAATTTTGATAACGGCTCAAGCCAGTCAAATGTTATGTACTGGATCTTAACAAGAAATCACAATGCAATCGGTATCAGTTCAATTTCTAACGAAGTTCCGGCTAAGTATAATCTTTATCAAAGCTATCCTAACCCGTTTAACCCGGTTACTAACATTAAGTTTGATATAAGCAAAGCAAGCGCTGTTAAGCTTGAAATTTATGATGTCACAGGAAGAAAAGTTGATGAACTTGTAAACGGTCAGCTAAATGCCGGAACATATAATGCTGAGTGGAATGCTTCCCGCTTTTCAAGCGGTGTTTACTTCTATACTCTTTCATCCGGTGATTTTGTTCAAACCAAAAAAATGATATTAGTAAAATAA